DNA sequence from the Terriglobia bacterium genome:
AGGCGAACGCGAACTGCCTCCTGTGCTTCAGGTGGCTCTGGCGCGCAATCCCAAAGCGCGCGCCGGATGGGAGCTCATGCCACCCGGACAACGCCGCTTCCACCTGCTCGGTATCTTTGGCTACCGCAATCCGGAGTCGCAGGCCCGCCGCATCGCCAAAGCCATGGAAGCCATGGTGGAGTGCGCGGAAAAGCAGGAACGCAAGCAGGCCTGAACCCCGAACAGCATGTCGGATCAATCAGGAGGAATCCGTATGTTTTCAGGACTTCAGCTGCTCCTCTGCTGTGTCATCCTGAGCGTAGCGACGCTGCGCAGCACGGCGTCGCGCAGTCGAAGGACCCCGAGAATCTTTCCCTGACGATGCCGCTACAGTGAGTTCTCCCAAAGCACGGTGTCCTACAACAAAGACAAAAGGAAGGTCCCTGGCGAGACGCTCCAAGCGTGTTGGGAATTGACATCTTCGAGATGCCTCGACTTGCTCTCGCAGCTCAGCTCGACCCGCGCTCAGCATGAAAGGTCAAAATGGTTACGTAATCCCTAAAAACTGGCAGCCCGCGCTTCGCAAGATTTGACCGCCGTCAGCGTTCACTCTTAACATGTGCGCTTGGCGCCCGTTTACGTCGCTACCAAACGCCCCTTTTAAGGAGAACCCCATTGAGAAGCCTGCGATTCTCCCCCATCGCCCTGATACTCATCATTTGCCTTGCCGCCGTTTGTGCGGTGGTGGCTTCGGCCCGCATGCAAGACTCCAAAGAGATTGAACCCGCGCCGGAGAAAAAGGTCGAGCGCGAAGTCCGCGAACTGATGGAGAAAGTCGAGCAAGCTGCCCTGAAAGGCGACTCCGCCTTCTTCCAGCAATACTTTGACGATGACCTTGTCCGCGTGGAAGCGCGCGGGCAGATGGTCTCCAAGGACGTTGCCTTGCTTGCCATGAAAACCG
Encoded proteins:
- a CDS encoding nuclear transport factor 2 family protein, yielding MRSLRFSPIALILIICLAAVCAVVASARMQDSKEIEPAPEKKVEREVRELMEKVEQAALKGDSAFFQQYFDDDLVRVEARGQMVSKDVALLAMKTGAVKYHMLEPREMLVRVYGDTAVVSVIYDFQMTRNGKKSSGPNWVTRVLVKREGKWREVAFQATHIEEKEPGVRVE